In Quercus lobata isolate SW786 chromosome 12, ValleyOak3.0 Primary Assembly, whole genome shotgun sequence, a genomic segment contains:
- the LOC115972420 gene encoding uncharacterized protein LOC115972420 isoform X2: MEETTIAADVSDSLQRKLNVSSPASSIQQQQQSLDTSIEPMAPKEVARYYASSDLVSNYCADLIDQIANSGLDQDKVAQDFRDIKRPTVSPQNDGCTVPIIRLIHYEDNSYALKWILFVNEEMNDPRTMLSEPGDVEADEEEQHINGCYDYVDDEDDDEECYEIDENYVEDADEDYVEDADEDMEGDNPENLEEEDNYTDFSKKYDDYADEYKPDKSDFQYLG; the protein is encoded by the exons GAAACAACAATTGCGGCAGATGTGTCAGACTCATTGCAAAGGAAACTAAATGTTTCATCTCCTGCATCATCCAT ACAGCAACAGCAACAATCACTAGATACATCTATAGAGCCTATGGCTCCAAAAG AGGTTGCTAGATATTATGCATCTTCTGATCTAGTGTCCAACTACTGTGCTGATCTTATAGACCAAATTGCAAATAGTGGGCTTGATCAAGATAAGGTTGCTCAAGACTTTCGTGATATAAAACGACCAACTGTTAGTCCACAAAATGATGGTTGTACAGTTCCTATAATTCGGTTGATACATTATGAG GATAATAGCTACGCTTTAAAGTGGATTTTATTTGTCAACG AAGAGATGAATGACCCTCGTACAATGCTTTCTGAACCTGGAGATGTAGAAGCAGATGAGGAGGAGCAGCACATAAACGGATGTTATGATTATgttgatgatgaggatgatgatgaagaatgTTATGAGATAGATGAAAATTATGTTGAAGATGCTGATGAAGATTATGTTGAAGATGCTGATGAAGATATGGAAGGAGACAACCCTGAAAATttggaagaagaagacaatTATACAGATTTCTCCAAAAAGTATGATGATTATGCTGATGAATACAAGCCAGATAAAAGTGACTTTCAATACTTGGGTTGA